A single Oryza brachyantha chromosome 8, ObraRS2, whole genome shotgun sequence DNA region contains:
- the LOC102720902 gene encoding ethylene-responsive transcription factor ERF109-like produces the protein MTNRISSAMGGNQEYMIRFDGHVAADDASPPSSATAEPPPPPPPLPVPFAGRAISPEREHSVIVAALLHVVSGYRTAPPEVFPAAPARVEVCGVCGMDRCLGCEFFAGESGVVSFDGAEKAAAAAAPTAAAAAGQRRRRKKKNKYRGVRQRPWGKWAAEIRDPRRAVRKWLGTFDTAEEAAKAYDRAAVEFRGPRAKLNFPFPEQLPVHSDGNGNGDGASAAAKSDTLSPSPCSADADDQGEQMAWPQGGGETGDQLWEGLQDLMKLDEGELSWFPQPSDSWN, from the coding sequence atGACCAACCGCATCTCCTCCGCCATGGGAGGCAACCAGGAGTACATGATCCGATTCGACGGCCACGTCGCAGCCGACgacgcctcgccgccgagctccgccactgcggagccgccgccgccgccgccgccgctgccggtgccTTTCGCCGGGAGGGCGATCTCGCCCGAGAGGGAGCACTcggtcatcgtcgccgcgctgctgcatGTCGTCTCCGGTTAcaggacggcgccgccggaggtgttccccgcggcgccggcgcgcgtgGAGGTGTGCGGGGTTTGCGGGATGGACCGGTGCCTCGGGTGCGAGTTCTTCGCCGGGGAATCTGGGGTGGTTTCGTTCGATGGcgcggagaaggcggcggcggcggcggctccgactgcggcagcggcggcggggcagaggaggcggaggaagaagaagaacaagtaCCGTGGAGTGCGGCAGCGGCCTtgggggaagtgggcggcggaGATACGCGACCCTCGCCGCGCGGTGCGCAAGTGGTTGGGGACGTTCGACACCGCCGAGGAGGCGGCCAAGGCGTacgaccgcgccgccgtcgagttCCGCGGCCCGCGCGCCAAGCTAAACTTCCCGTTCCCCGAGCAGCTGCCCGTCCACAGCgatggcaatggcaatggcgacggcgccagcgccgccgccaagtcAGACACATTGTCTCCGTCGCCGTGcagcgccgacgccgacgatcAAGGCGAGCAGATGGCGTGGccgcagggcggcggcgaaacAGGGGACCAGCTCTGGGAAGGCTTGCAGGACCTGATGAAGCTAGACGAAGGCGAGCTTAGCTGGTTCCCGCAGCCGTCGGATTCTTGGAATTGA